A genome region from Methanobacterium subterraneum includes the following:
- the purM gene encoding phosphoribosylformylglycinamidine cyclo-ligase: MVTYSESGVDIDLEEVTVSALTKKLKKTLQFQDVITESGHFAALVRLGNQALAMSTDGVGSKILVAEMMDQYDTVGIDCVAMVVNDLICVGARPLAMVDYLAVEKPDPEAASQIGEGLAEGCRQANVAMIGGETASLPGIVKNFDLAATGIGLVDLDGIVAGDKIAEDDVILGIQSSGIHSNGLSLARRVCFEEAGLKVDDFLPTNEKVTVGEALLEPTRIYVQAINQLLEKVEVHGLAHITGGGFTNLKRLKKGISYLIDDLPTPHPLFQFIASQGVEVEEMYRVFNMGIGFAVILPRKNATEAMEIIGNHFPVQIIGKVSEDPEEKVEVKTFQGGWIEL; the protein is encoded by the coding sequence ATGGTAACCTATTCAGAATCAGGGGTAGACATCGACCTGGAAGAGGTCACTGTCAGCGCCCTAACTAAAAAACTAAAGAAAACCCTCCAATTTCAGGATGTTATAACCGAAAGCGGTCACTTCGCAGCTCTAGTTCGCCTGGGAAACCAGGCCCTGGCCATGAGCACCGACGGTGTGGGAAGCAAGATCCTGGTGGCGGAGATGATGGACCAGTACGATACTGTGGGTATTGATTGTGTGGCCATGGTGGTCAACGACCTTATCTGCGTGGGAGCCCGTCCCCTGGCCATGGTAGACTACTTGGCTGTGGAAAAACCAGACCCGGAAGCAGCCAGCCAGATAGGAGAAGGACTGGCCGAAGGATGTCGCCAGGCCAATGTGGCTATGATCGGAGGAGAAACCGCATCTCTACCTGGAATTGTGAAGAATTTTGACTTGGCAGCCACTGGTATTGGGCTGGTGGACCTGGATGGAATAGTCGCTGGGGATAAAATAGCCGAAGATGATGTTATTCTAGGTATCCAGAGCAGTGGAATTCATAGCAACGGTTTAAGTCTGGCCCGTAGGGTTTGCTTTGAAGAAGCAGGTCTTAAGGTGGATGATTTCCTCCCCACCAATGAAAAGGTTACAGTGGGGGAAGCATTACTGGAACCCACCCGTATCTATGTGCAGGCCATCAACCAGTTACTGGAAAAAGTGGAAGTTCACGGCCTGGCCCATATAACCGGAGGCGGTTTCACAAACCTTAAACGGCTTAAAAAAGGAATCAGTTACCTTATTGATGACTTGCCAACACCCCATCCATTATTCCAGTTCATTGCATCCCAGGGAGTGGAAGTTGAGGAGATGTACCGAGTTTTCAATATGGGCATTGGATTTGCAGTCATTTTACCACGGAAAAATGCCACTGAGGCCATGGAGATCATAGGGAACCATTTCCCAGTTCAGATCATTGGAAAAGTTTCCGAAGACCCTGAAGAGAAGGTTGAAGTTAAAACCTTCCAGGGAGGATGGATAGAACTGTAA
- the comC gene encoding L-sulfolactate dehydrogenase encodes MNITPEQELSLIIEILTQLDVPAEEASIVAEVTLDADLKGFSSHGIGRFPQYIKGLEFGTIKPQTKITVEKESAATAMVNGNHGFGHVVTYRCMELAIQKAKETGIGMVGIHNSNHFGVAGYYSDMALMEDLIGIITANTEPAVAPVGGKEPILGTNPLAIGIPSGSHYVSVDMATSASARGKLLEAKRRGESIPENVALDADGNPTTDPAEALKGSILPFGAHKGYALSFMIEIMAGPLVNASFGKAVTGTANPEVPCTKGDLITAIDPSKFVDVEDFKGDVDDLIAEIKATPNVMIPGDFEVMNVKRHQAEGIPLDETLLQQLREIASKVDVNVVSILGE; translated from the coding sequence ATGAACATTACTCCAGAACAGGAATTATCTTTGATCATTGAGATTTTAACCCAGCTAGACGTACCAGCAGAAGAAGCATCTATAGTCGCCGAAGTGACCCTGGACGCGGATCTTAAGGGTTTCTCATCACACGGAATTGGCAGATTCCCCCAGTACATTAAAGGACTGGAATTTGGCACCATCAAACCCCAAACCAAGATAACCGTTGAAAAGGAAAGTGCGGCCACTGCAATGGTAAATGGTAATCATGGATTTGGACATGTGGTAACCTACCGGTGTATGGAACTGGCCATCCAGAAGGCTAAAGAAACCGGGATTGGAATGGTGGGTATTCACAACTCCAACCACTTTGGGGTGGCTGGTTACTACTCGGACATGGCCCTGATGGAGGACCTCATCGGGATCATTACTGCCAACACCGAACCCGCAGTGGCCCCTGTTGGTGGGAAAGAACCCATACTGGGAACCAACCCCCTGGCTATCGGAATACCCTCTGGCAGCCATTACGTCTCCGTGGACATGGCCACATCAGCCTCAGCCCGGGGAAAACTATTGGAAGCCAAACGCAGGGGAGAATCCATACCCGAGAACGTGGCCCTGGATGCAGATGGAAACCCAACCACCGACCCTGCTGAAGCACTTAAAGGGTCAATACTACCTTTCGGAGCTCATAAAGGATACGCCCTTTCATTCATGATCGAGATAATGGCCGGACCACTGGTTAATGCCTCTTTTGGTAAAGCAGTCACTGGAACCGCCAACCCGGAAGTTCCCTGTACCAAGGGAGATCTCATCACCGCCATTGACCCCTCTAAATTTGTGGATGTGGAGGACTTTAAAGGTGATGTTGATGATTTGATAGCTGAAATAAAAGCCACACCCAACGTTATGATACCCGGTGACTTTGAAGTTATGAATGTGAAACGCCACCAGGCCGAAGGCATACCACTGGATGAAACCCTCCTCCAGCAACTCCGGGAAATAGCTAGCAAGGTAGATGTAAATGTGGTGAGCATACTGGGAGAATGA
- the comD gene encoding sulfopyruvate decarboxylase subunit alpha — protein sequence MDSSQAVFEGLKKAGINFVVSVPCVNLGKVMEMVDCDPDITHVPVTREEEGFGIAAGAYMGGKKPAILMQNSGLGNSVNVLASLFKLYQFPILMIISHRGTEGEFMGAQIPMGEATTGILDTLEIAYINPKKPEEALKLIPESWLLAELGGSPLGILLEISFW from the coding sequence ATGGACAGCAGCCAGGCAGTGTTTGAAGGACTGAAAAAAGCAGGAATCAATTTCGTGGTGAGTGTGCCTTGTGTCAACCTGGGGAAAGTCATGGAAATGGTGGACTGCGACCCGGATATCACCCATGTTCCTGTAACCCGGGAAGAAGAAGGATTCGGGATTGCAGCCGGAGCCTATATGGGTGGTAAGAAACCAGCCATCCTAATGCAGAACTCTGGATTGGGAAACTCAGTGAATGTCTTGGCTTCTCTTTTTAAACTTTACCAGTTCCCCATACTAATGATCATCAGCCACCGAGGTACTGAGGGAGAATTCATGGGAGCCCAGATCCCCATGGGAGAAGCCACCACTGGAATACTGGACACCCTGGAAATCGCCTACATCAATCCTAAAAAACCGGAAGAAGCACTTAAACTCATACCCGAATCATGGTTACTGGCAGAATTAGGTGGATCGCCACTGGGCATACTCCTGGAGATTAGCTTCTGGTAG
- the comE gene encoding sulfopyruvate decarboxylase subunit beta, with translation MERIKALEQITKQLKDELVICNIGFPSRELYHVKDSSKHFYMMGSMGMASSIGLGLAIAQDRKVIVFDGDGSLLMNLGSLVTIYNQSPENLVLVVLDNECYGSTGNQCTYSSTTNLKKVAEGVGFKNTVFYQESPEVEIDFAPVLEMEGPVFVHVKVKAGNASVPVIPLEPPEIKERFMREVQGN, from the coding sequence ATGGAAAGAATAAAGGCTCTGGAACAGATCACCAAACAGCTGAAAGACGAACTGGTTATCTGCAATATCGGATTCCCTTCAAGAGAGCTTTATCATGTTAAAGACTCTTCTAAGCATTTTTATATGATGGGATCAATGGGTATGGCTTCATCCATTGGCCTGGGACTGGCCATAGCTCAGGATAGGAAGGTGATTGTTTTCGATGGAGACGGATCACTTTTAATGAACCTGGGCAGCCTGGTGACCATCTACAACCAATCCCCTGAGAACCTGGTGCTGGTGGTTCTGGACAATGAATGTTACGGTAGCACCGGTAATCAATGCACCTACTCCTCCACCACCAACCTTAAAAAGGTGGCAGAAGGAGTGGGTTTTAAGAACACCGTTTTTTACCAAGAGTCCCCGGAAGTTGAAATTGATTTTGCTCCCGTTCTAGAAATGGAAGGACCTGTTTTCGTTCATGTGAAAGTGAAAGCAGGCAACGCAAGTGTACCAGTGATCCCCTTGGAACCCCCGGAAATCAAAGAACGGTTCATGAGGGAAGTGCAGGGAAACTAA
- a CDS encoding flavin reductase family protein gives MKKSLGAKTITYPTPVFVVGTYDSKGKPNAMTAAWGGICCSVPPCIAISLRKATYTYHSIMDSKAFTISIPSEDQVKEADYFGIASGKDVDKFQATGLTPVKSKVVNAPYVGEFPFILECELQQSVKIGLHTQFIGEIKDIKVDESLISDDESLIKKIKPLIYSPDNQSYYGVGELVGKAFSAGRQFKL, from the coding sequence ATGAAAAAATCATTGGGAGCCAAAACCATAACCTATCCCACCCCGGTTTTTGTGGTGGGGACTTATGATTCGAAAGGAAAACCTAACGCTATGACTGCAGCATGGGGTGGAATCTGCTGTTCTGTTCCACCTTGCATAGCCATCTCATTAAGGAAGGCCACCTATACTTATCACAGTATCATGGATAGTAAGGCCTTCACCATAAGCATCCCATCTGAGGATCAGGTGAAGGAAGCAGATTACTTTGGAATAGCCTCTGGAAAAGATGTGGATAAATTCCAGGCCACAGGACTCACCCCAGTTAAAAGTAAAGTGGTGAATGCACCCTACGTAGGTGAGTTTCCCTTCATCCTGGAATGTGAATTACAACAATCAGTGAAGATAGGACTGCACACCCAGTTCATAGGGGAAATAAAAGATATAAAAGTGGATGAATCATTGATATCCGATGATGAGTCTTTAATTAAAAAAATAAAACCATTAATTTACAGTCCTGATAATCAGTCCTATTATGGTGTGGGTGAACTGGTAGGAAAGGCATTTTCTGCGGGAAGACAGTTTAAATTATAG
- a CDS encoding nitroreductase family protein: MEFEDLIKERHSVRSYQSRPVEDEKLEKVLDAARLAPTAANKQPFRLIVVKTEGRKDELKRVYHADWFSLAPLVICACAVKSESWTRRDGRNYVDVDTAIAMDHLILAATNLGLGTCWIAAFDAEAAREVLKIPDEVEPLLFTPLGYPADETGTKTRKDLDELVRYQQW; encoded by the coding sequence ATGGAATTCGAGGATTTGATTAAGGAACGACACAGTGTACGCAGTTACCAGTCCAGGCCAGTGGAAGATGAAAAACTGGAAAAAGTACTGGATGCTGCACGACTGGCACCAACTGCGGCCAATAAACAGCCTTTCCGGTTGATAGTGGTTAAAACTGAAGGTCGAAAGGATGAGTTGAAACGTGTTTACCATGCGGACTGGTTTAGCCTGGCACCTCTGGTTATCTGTGCCTGTGCTGTTAAATCAGAGTCATGGACCCGTCGAGATGGCCGTAACTACGTGGATGTGGACACCGCCATTGCCATGGACCATCTAATACTGGCAGCCACTAACCTGGGACTAGGAACCTGCTGGATAGCAGCTTTCGATGCTGAAGCAGCTAGAGAAGTTCTTAAAATACCGGATGAAGTGGAACCTCTCTTATTCACTCCACTGGGATATCCTGCCGATGAAACAGGGACTAAAACCCGGAAGGACCTGGATGAACTGGTGCGTTACCAGCAATGGTGA
- a CDS encoding nitroreductase family protein, translating into MKDLNTDICIKCGSCVRECPMNLIQMNDLPEIPETAEAFCCQCGHCRAICPEGAIGGFRESKIEGNEKFTITPEEMGSHMKLRRSIRHYSDQPVTRETMEEIFEIVRYAPSAANGQPVEWTVINDPDKVNQISSRTMEWMNEVSKGDSPIKDIMPLDSMIESWENGMDPILRKAPCLVVAHAHSENNMAFTDGIIALTHLDLALPSFGMGGCWAGILNIACNQHPPLKDVLGVPERNTVIYPFMVGYPKYQHQRIPERNQPKIRWE; encoded by the coding sequence ATGAAAGATTTAAACACCGATATATGTATAAAATGTGGTTCTTGTGTCCGGGAATGCCCAATGAACCTGATACAAATGAATGATTTGCCAGAAATCCCTGAAACAGCAGAAGCCTTCTGTTGCCAGTGTGGGCACTGCCGGGCAATATGTCCAGAGGGAGCAATAGGCGGATTCCGTGAATCTAAAATAGAGGGGAACGAGAAATTCACCATAACTCCTGAAGAAATGGGATCCCACATGAAATTGCGAAGATCAATCCGCCATTACAGTGACCAACCTGTAACCAGGGAAACAATGGAGGAGATCTTTGAAATTGTTAGATACGCACCATCTGCTGCCAATGGCCAGCCAGTGGAATGGACGGTGATCAACGATCCAGATAAAGTGAACCAGATAAGCTCCCGAACCATGGAATGGATGAACGAGGTTTCAAAGGGAGATTCTCCCATTAAAGATATAATGCCATTGGATTCCATGATTGAAAGCTGGGAAAATGGGATGGATCCCATCCTCAGAAAAGCACCATGCCTGGTGGTGGCCCATGCCCATTCTGAAAATAACATGGCCTTCACCGATGGCATAATCGCCCTAACTCACCTTGACCTGGCCTTACCCTCCTTTGGAATGGGTGGCTGCTGGGCTGGTATATTGAATATTGCCTGTAATCAGCACCCTCCACTTAAGGATGTACTGGGAGTTCCAGAAAGAAATACAGTGATATACCCATTCATGGTGGGGTATCCTAAATATCAGCACCAGAGAATACCGGAAAGAAACCAGCCGAAAATACGGTGGGAATAA
- a CDS encoding MarR family winged helix-turn-helix transcriptional regulator, with protein MNEKKQCPTMCSCLYFTSNKLNRILNKMAEEEFLKTGLSPSHALTLMNINYQAGLSQKELSQIMNIKPSTTTRFIDKLEGRGLVERKIKGKLSYLYPTKKGIDLQKEIDKCWGSLHQRYSEVLGREEGVKLTELIDKTASELEKHIS; from the coding sequence ATGAATGAAAAAAAACAGTGCCCCACCATGTGCAGTTGCCTGTACTTCACCAGTAATAAACTTAACCGAATCCTTAACAAAATGGCGGAGGAGGAATTTCTGAAAACCGGTCTTTCACCCTCACACGCCCTGACCCTGATGAACATTAACTACCAGGCTGGCCTTTCCCAGAAAGAACTCTCCCAGATCATGAATATAAAACCATCCACCACCACCCGCTTCATAGACAAACTGGAGGGTAGGGGGCTGGTTGAAAGAAAGATAAAGGGAAAATTATCCTACCTCTATCCCACTAAAAAAGGGATTGATCTCCAAAAGGAGATTGATAAATGCTGGGGAAGTTTACACCAACGTTACTCTGAGGTTTTAGGGCGTGAAGAAGGGGTTAAACTCACTGAACTAATTGATAAAACAGCCAGTGAATTGGAAAAACACATTTCTTAG
- a CDS encoding aldo/keto reductase encodes MLYREMGKTGEKVSILGFGCMRLPIRGSYVQIDVEKASNLLDYALDQGINYMDTAYPYHGISTSHGGNSEIFLGEYLTESSRRDEVYLATKLPTWRLENEEDMENFLTQQLKRLQTDYIDFYLLHSLKEKQWFHLEDLGVLDFLDDAVADGRIKYAGFSSHDETDFIKEVLDSYQWDMCQIQYNYLDENIQAGKEGLDYAAEKGLGVVIMEPLKGGVLADYVPPEVQKIWDDSPLKRTPAEWAFRYLWDISKISVVLSGMNTLEQLQENLQTAENGLPHSLTSLERNLMEEVKEVYQGKISVECSKCGYCMPCPSGINIPQCLSYLNQAGMFEDYSEVKNQYYFMLKDTERAGNCLECGLCEELCSQHLAIREELKKVVCKMGN; translated from the coding sequence ATGTTATACCGTGAAATGGGCAAAACCGGGGAAAAAGTTTCCATATTGGGGTTTGGATGTATGCGGCTGCCAATTAGGGGTAGCTATGTTCAGATAGATGTTGAAAAAGCTTCCAATCTTCTGGATTATGCTTTAGATCAGGGAATAAACTATATGGACACTGCTTACCCTTACCATGGTATCAGCACTTCCCATGGAGGAAACAGTGAAATCTTTCTTGGAGAATACCTTACTGAAAGCAGCCGGCGTGATGAGGTCTATCTTGCCACCAAACTACCTACGTGGCGACTGGAAAATGAGGAAGACATGGAAAACTTCCTCACACAACAGCTCAAACGCTTGCAAACGGATTATATTGATTTTTATCTTCTCCACTCTTTAAAAGAGAAGCAATGGTTCCACCTGGAGGATCTGGGTGTTCTGGACTTTTTAGATGATGCAGTAGCTGATGGGAGGATTAAATATGCGGGATTCTCATCTCATGATGAAACAGATTTCATTAAGGAAGTGCTGGATTCTTACCAGTGGGATATGTGCCAGATACAGTACAACTACTTGGATGAGAATATTCAAGCCGGTAAAGAGGGCCTAGACTACGCAGCAGAGAAAGGTTTAGGGGTGGTGATCATGGAACCACTCAAAGGCGGTGTTCTGGCAGATTATGTCCCACCGGAAGTTCAGAAAATATGGGATGATTCTCCTTTGAAGAGAACACCTGCTGAATGGGCCTTCCGTTATCTTTGGGACATCTCAAAGATCAGTGTGGTTCTAAGTGGTATGAATACTCTGGAACAGCTGCAGGAAAACCTGCAAACTGCTGAAAATGGTCTGCCTCACTCACTCACATCTCTGGAAAGGAATTTGATGGAAGAGGTTAAAGAGGTTTATCAGGGTAAAATCAGTGTGGAATGCAGTAAATGTGGATACTGCATGCCCTGCCCCAGTGGGATAAACATCCCCCAATGTCTTAGTTATCTGAACCAGGCAGGGATGTTTGAAGATTATTCTGAAGTTAAAAATCAGTACTACTTCATGCTAAAGGACACTGAAAGGGCCGGTAATTGTCTGGAGTGCGGATTGTGTGAAGAATTATGTTCCCAGCACCTTGCCATCCGGGAGGAACTGAAAAAGGTGGTATGTAAGATGGGAAATTAA
- a CDS encoding flavin reductase family protein, with amino-acid sequence MEYGELEDAPLIKECPLSLECKLVDVYQMPTHNLFIGEIIATYADEKILTEGIPDLGKLNPLLLTMPDNYYWTVKEKVGKAWNIGRELIK; translated from the coding sequence GTGGAATACGGCGAACTGGAAGACGCACCACTAATAAAGGAGTGTCCCCTCTCTTTGGAATGCAAACTGGTTGATGTTTACCAAATGCCAACCCATAACCTGTTTATAGGGGAAATAATCGCCACTTATGCTGATGAAAAAATCCTCACCGAGGGGATACCAGACTTGGGCAAATTAAACCCCTTACTTCTAACCATGCCTGATAATTATTACTGGACGGTTAAAGAGAAGGTGGGTAAAGCTTGGAATATAGGGCGAGAATTAATTAAATAA
- the hisE gene encoding phosphoribosyl-ATP diphosphatase: MNDGIIREVYQVLEDRRDHPIDSYTSRIMQDDDKKAEDKILEKIGEEAAEVIIASKNDEDLVYESADLIFHTLLLLVYKGVDLDELFREFEKRRG; this comes from the coding sequence ATGAATGATGGAATCATCAGAGAAGTTTATCAGGTCCTGGAAGATAGAAGGGACCACCCAATTGACTCTTACACTTCTCGGATCATGCAGGATGATGATAAAAAGGCAGAGGATAAGATCCTGGAGAAGATCGGGGAAGAAGCTGCCGAGGTCATCATAGCCTCTAAAAATGATGAAGACCTGGTTTATGAATCTGCAGACCTCATTTTCCACACTCTTCTCCTCCTGGTGTATAAGGGAGTAGACCTGGACGAATTGTTCCGGGAATTCGAGAAAAGAAGGGGTTAA